The following proteins are encoded in a genomic region of Plectropomus leopardus isolate mb unplaced genomic scaffold, YSFRI_Pleo_2.0 unplaced_scaffold93207, whole genome shotgun sequence:
- the LOC121940727 gene encoding mammalian ependymin-related protein 1-like, translating into MHRLLLVFLAAAGASVLGVLGRSVSPAAGPCLAPLQWEGRWVQYDHSTGRNRRAAVSYDGLNQRIRVLQQHKKHTPCQK; encoded by the coding sequence ATGCACCGACTGTTGCTCGTGTTTCTGGCCGCCGCCGGGGCGTCTGTCCTCGGCGTCCTCGGGCGGAGCGTGTCCCCGGCGGCCGGGCCGTGCCTCGCCCCGCTGCAGTGGGAGGGCCGCTGGGTGCAGTACGACCACAGCACCGGCAGGAACAGACGGGCCGCGGTCTCCTACGACGGCCTGAACCAGAGGATCCGagtcctgcagcagcacaagaagCACACCCCGTGTCAGAAGT